Part of the Chloroflexota bacterium genome is shown below.
GGCCACGTTCACCGTCGGCGAGGTGCTCACCAGCGTGCCGCTGCCCATCGAGGCCGTCATGCGGACTGAGGATCTCTCAGGCGAGGTCTATCTGGACGGCCGCGAATCCCGCGTAAGCATCAACCTGCAGACACTGTCCAGCGACCAGGAATTCCGCGATCGATGGGCCCGCAGCCGCCTGTTTGGTCAGCACCCCACCGGCACGTTCATCCTGCCCACCGCCATTCCTCTGCCGGAGGGCTTCACAGAGGGCGAGACGGTGAACACGGAGGTGACCGGCACGCTGGAGCTGCTGGGGCAAACGTTCCCCGTTACCTTCGAGATTCAGGCGCGGGACGATGGGGATGTCGTGGTCATCCTGGGGAAGACGACATTCACGTGGGATGACTTCAACATCGAGAAGCCGACCGCCCGGTCTGTGGTGTCGATCGAGGACGAGGTGCGGGTGAACGTGCTGATCAGCGCGAGGCCGGTGTAGGGGCGCTCAGCTTACCTCGCCCCCGTCGTCGAAGCCGCCCAGCT
Proteins encoded:
- a CDS encoding YceI family protein, encoding MTLALLSVILLITFAACGGDSDDDTAPAEQPSASTSIAPAAEPTTAAQPVEEPTTAPAPTAVPTEPAPEPRVTGEVDGITFIVGAGSEATFTVGEVLTSVPLPIEAVMRTEDLSGEVYLDGRESRVSINLQTLSSDQEFRDRWARSRLFGQHPTGTFILPTAIPLPEGFTEGETVNTEVTGTLELLGQTFPVTFEIQARDDGDVVVILGKTTFTWDDFNIEKPTARSVVSIEDEVRVNVLISARPV